From Amycolatopsis sp. YIM 10, the proteins below share one genomic window:
- a CDS encoding DUF6541 family protein, giving the protein MTVLVAIGVLWLPGLAVAAAVRRTGWAVLGAAPALTFGLAGLAGPLFSLLGVPWRWWSFLLFLAVVVTVAAIARPWLRGNTNAEPETWRRDGFLTIGPAAVVAAAIGAVVVALGMRGGLDAVSQVWDMSFHGNAIRHITDSGDPAPAGLAAIAEDHPDFFYPNGFHLIGSLAHGITGQPPPTVLNGLVIAVATLLVPLGTAALAAGLGLRAGAVAAAVVVSTTFANLPYLLWSYGGLYPYALALCLVGPALALAVRWLTSGDTGVLPMAVLAANGVLVVHPSAAVVLAVFGVLVLLLRDRREFPLDWARLGVLLGLCALVLLPLLDGLLRVTPRVASFQPFWAASSDAGTAVLRVVTLGGVVPQPGEAAPPAQWVLAVLVFGGLLLFLRVPAWRWATAAALVFAALYVLSVSTDHPVTRYLAAPWWNDSFRLVAVLPVVGAVAAGHLLDEVRRRLGDWRAGVLILAGYLGATGGYAVANGDRVREMYRPGPVTPEVAAGLRRLTELVPPGTGVMNDNGDGSTWAYGLVGRRTVVPYFGNYPPGSDRWVLLEKFDEVATDPGVRELVRRYDIGYAVVATPMLYGKERTPGLRELDQPPFRLVYENPGFRIYQLTG; this is encoded by the coding sequence GTGACCGTGCTGGTGGCGATCGGCGTGCTCTGGCTGCCGGGGCTGGCGGTGGCCGCGGCGGTGCGGCGCACCGGCTGGGCGGTGCTCGGGGCGGCCCCGGCTCTCACCTTCGGGCTGGCGGGACTGGCCGGACCGCTGTTCAGCCTGCTCGGCGTGCCGTGGCGGTGGTGGAGCTTCCTGCTCTTCCTGGCCGTGGTGGTGACAGTGGCCGCGATCGCCCGGCCGTGGCTTCGCGGGAACACCAACGCCGAGCCGGAAACCTGGCGGCGCGACGGTTTCCTCACCATCGGGCCCGCTGCGGTGGTCGCGGCGGCGATCGGCGCCGTGGTCGTGGCGCTGGGCATGCGCGGCGGCCTGGACGCGGTGTCCCAGGTCTGGGACATGAGCTTCCACGGCAACGCGATCCGGCACATCACCGACTCCGGCGACCCGGCACCGGCCGGACTGGCCGCGATCGCTGAGGACCACCCGGATTTCTTCTATCCCAACGGGTTCCACCTGATCGGCTCGCTCGCGCACGGCATCACCGGGCAGCCACCGCCGACCGTGCTCAACGGCCTGGTCATCGCGGTGGCCACGCTGCTGGTACCGCTGGGCACCGCCGCGCTCGCCGCCGGGCTGGGCCTGCGTGCCGGCGCGGTGGCCGCGGCCGTGGTGGTCAGCACCACCTTCGCCAACCTGCCCTACCTGCTGTGGAGCTACGGCGGGCTCTATCCCTACGCGCTCGCGCTGTGCCTGGTCGGGCCCGCGCTGGCGCTGGCGGTGCGCTGGCTCACCAGCGGTGACACCGGCGTGCTGCCGATGGCCGTGCTCGCCGCGAACGGGGTGCTGGTGGTGCACCCGAGCGCGGCCGTGGTCCTCGCCGTGTTCGGCGTGCTGGTGCTGCTCCTGCGGGACCGGCGCGAATTTCCGCTCGACTGGGCCAGATTGGGCGTGCTGCTCGGACTCTGCGCGCTGGTTCTGCTGCCGTTGCTGGACGGCCTGCTGCGCGTGACCCCGCGGGTCGCCTCCTTCCAGCCGTTCTGGGCGGCGAGCAGCGACGCCGGGACCGCGGTGCTCCGGGTGGTCACCCTCGGCGGGGTGGTTCCGCAGCCGGGCGAGGCGGCACCACCGGCCCAGTGGGTGCTGGCCGTGCTGGTGTTCGGCGGCCTGCTGCTGTTCCTGCGCGTACCGGCCTGGCGGTGGGCCACCGCGGCGGCGCTGGTGTTCGCCGCGCTGTACGTGCTGTCGGTGTCCACCGACCACCCGGTGACCAGGTACCTGGCCGCGCCGTGGTGGAACGACAGCTTCCGGCTGGTCGCGGTGCTTCCGGTGGTGGGCGCGGTCGCCGCCGGTCACCTGCTCGACGAAGTGCGCCGCCGTCTCGGCGACTGGCGCGCTGGGGTCCTGATCCTGGCCGGCTACCTGGGCGCGACGGGCGGGTACGCCGTCGCGAACGGGGACCGCGTGCGCGAGATGTACCGGCCCGGCCCGGTCACTCCGGAGGTGGCGGCCGGGCTGCGGCGGCTCACCGAACTCGTGCCGCCGGGCACCGGCGTGATGAACGACAACGGCGACGGCTCCACCTGGGCCTACGGCCTGGTCGGCCGCCGGACCGTGGTGCCCTACTTCGGCAACTACCCACCCGGCTCGGACCGGTGGGTGCTGCTGGAGAAATTCGACGAGGTGGCCACCGATCCCGGGGTCCGGGAACTCGTGCGCCGGTACGACATCGGGTACGCCGTGGTCGCCACGCCCATGCTCTACGGCAAGGAGCGCACACCGGGCCTGCGTGAACTGGACCAGCCCCCGTTCCGGCTGGTCTACGAGAATCCCGGGTTCCGCATCTACCAGCTCACCGGCTGA
- a CDS encoding TetR/AcrR family transcriptional regulator — translation MRADAKRNLELVLTTGARMLAEDPSASIAAIAAEAGVDRRTVYRRFASRDELLGAVYEARLDAIEAAIEAARLREAPFPVAIHRYVEGIVEVNRTWPVDLGLMLAEPSVHERRDRAIAEVNAFLRKATKDGHLRQTGPDDWAGTVLGTLLRVGARDLPDLSASQAADVLVRTFVNGFGS, via the coding sequence ATGAGGGCTGACGCGAAGCGGAACCTGGAGCTGGTGCTGACCACCGGAGCACGCATGCTCGCGGAAGATCCGTCGGCGAGCATCGCGGCCATCGCGGCCGAGGCCGGGGTCGACCGGCGCACCGTCTACCGCCGCTTCGCATCCCGGGACGAACTGCTGGGCGCGGTGTACGAAGCGCGACTCGACGCCATCGAAGCGGCCATCGAGGCGGCGCGGTTGCGTGAGGCACCGTTCCCGGTGGCGATCCACCGCTACGTCGAAGGGATCGTCGAGGTGAACCGCACCTGGCCGGTCGACCTCGGGCTCATGCTCGCGGAACCGTCCGTCCACGAACGGCGCGACCGGGCGATCGCCGAGGTGAACGCGTTCCTCCGCAAGGCCACGAAGGACGGTCACCTCCGGCAGACCGGTCCGGACGACTGGGCGGGCACCGTGCTCGGCACCCTCCTGCGCGTCGGCGCCCGGGACCTGCCGGATCTCAGCGCGTCCCAGGCCGCCGACGTACTGGTGCGGACTTTCGTGAACGGCTTCGGAAGCTAG
- a CDS encoding LysR family transcriptional regulator codes for MTFSDVSLTALRVFREVAERGTFTAAATALGYTQSAVSRQIAALERSAGAELVERRHDGVRLTAAGHIVVRRAASVLDQVDATARELAGLPDEHATVRLGWFASAGAALVPRALAALRETHPAITVITREGSTPALARALRAGTLDLALLASAPPFRPPDSETPALRLRTLTERGLCVAVPSTHPLARGDFADVADLAGQRWIAGSGDDRVMGVWPGLDERPEIAHTARDWLAKLHLVAAGCGITTVPASLASVVPSGVRVLPVRGGPAEHRRLMLARLPKPLPEAAGRLAAALRTAAIDAAV; via the coding sequence ATGACCTTCTCCGACGTCTCGCTCACCGCGCTGCGGGTGTTCCGCGAAGTGGCCGAGCGCGGCACGTTCACCGCCGCGGCCACCGCGCTCGGTTACACCCAGTCCGCCGTCTCCCGTCAGATCGCCGCGCTGGAACGGTCGGCGGGCGCCGAGCTGGTCGAGCGGCGGCACGACGGGGTGCGGCTCACCGCGGCCGGGCACATCGTGGTGCGCCGCGCCGCTTCCGTGCTCGACCAGGTCGACGCCACCGCCAGGGAGCTGGCCGGACTGCCCGACGAACACGCCACGGTCCGCCTCGGCTGGTTCGCCAGCGCCGGGGCCGCACTGGTGCCGCGAGCGCTGGCCGCGTTGCGTGAAACGCACCCGGCCATCACGGTGATCACCCGCGAGGGCAGCACCCCGGCGCTCGCGCGGGCCCTGCGGGCGGGCACGCTGGATCTGGCCCTGCTGGCGTCGGCACCGCCGTTCCGCCCGCCGGACAGCGAAACGCCGGCCCTGCGGCTGCGGACGCTGACCGAGCGCGGCCTGTGCGTGGCCGTGCCGTCCACACACCCGCTCGCGCGTGGTGACTTCGCCGACGTCGCGGACCTGGCCGGGCAGCGCTGGATCGCGGGTTCCGGCGACGACCGGGTGATGGGCGTGTGGCCCGGCTTGGACGAACGGCCCGAGATCGCGCACACCGCACGGGACTGGCTGGCCAAACTGCACCTCGTGGCGGCGGGTTGCGGGATCACCACCGTGCCCGCGTCACTGGCGTCCGTCGTGCCCTCCGGGGTCCGCGTGCTACCGGTCCGCGGCGGCCCGGCCGAGCACCGACGCCTGATGCTCGCCCGACTCCCGAAACCCCTGCCAGAGGCGGCCGGCCGCCTCGCCGCCGCCCTGCGAACCGCAGCTATCGACGCTGCTGTCTAG
- a CDS encoding SAV_915 family protein produces the protein MSENENPDSGAAVEFPSFVFVPCAAHVKDPADAIVEFRRVSDGRLALMVYSSLDQLKSCCGEQQPWLWTPTPVLEHLKQVQPYDFAVLDVVIPEEHRTIPGKPQPRHTTA, from the coding sequence ATGAGTGAGAACGAAAATCCGGATTCCGGGGCAGCGGTCGAATTTCCTTCCTTCGTTTTTGTGCCCTGTGCCGCGCATGTCAAGGATCCCGCCGACGCGATCGTCGAGTTCCGCCGCGTGAGCGACGGTCGGCTGGCGCTGATGGTGTACTCGTCCCTCGACCAGCTGAAATCGTGCTGCGGAGAGCAGCAGCCCTGGCTGTGGACACCGACGCCCGTGCTCGAACACCTCAAGCAAGTGCAACCGTATGACTTCGCGGTTCTCGACGTCGTCATACCAGAGGAACACCGGACCATTCCCGGGAAACCGCAACCGCGGCATACGACAGCCTGA
- a CDS encoding aldehyde dehydrogenase, with protein MITYDKLFLGGSWTKPSDPHLLDIASPHDGSLLGRAAQALPADIDLAVAAARKAFDEGPWPRTAPADRIAAVRRLTELRESHAAEIAELTSAENGSALWFTRAGQAGLTRQADAYLRAAEGFGWEETLPGGAQRSVVRREPIGVVAAVIPWNSPFSAALAKILPALLAGNTVVLKVSPENSLTMNLLARLLEETGLPEGVISVLPADRETSEHLVRHPDVDKIAFTGSTAAGRRIASLAGAQLKRISLELGGKSAAVLLPDADVDAAVQGLKFASLLNNGEACIALTRVLAPRGRYEEVVAALKEMVESLPVGDPADERTFIGPMVRRGQQQRVLDYIRLGIEEGARLVTGGPEVPAGLEDGNYVTPTVFADVDNSMRIAQEEIFGPVLAVIPYDTEDDAVRIANESEYGLSGGVWSSDEAHALAVARRMRTGTVTVNGASIGFEGPFGGFKSSGIGREYGAVGLGQYIEYKTVTMQPQQ; from the coding sequence GTGATTACTTACGACAAGCTTTTCCTCGGGGGCTCGTGGACCAAGCCGAGTGACCCGCACCTGCTGGACATCGCCTCGCCGCACGACGGATCGCTGCTCGGCCGCGCCGCGCAGGCCCTCCCGGCGGACATCGATCTCGCGGTCGCCGCGGCCAGGAAAGCCTTCGACGAAGGTCCCTGGCCGCGGACCGCACCGGCCGACCGGATCGCGGCCGTCCGGCGGCTCACCGAACTCCGCGAGTCGCACGCGGCCGAGATCGCGGAACTGACCAGTGCGGAGAACGGATCCGCACTCTGGTTCACCCGCGCCGGGCAGGCCGGTTTGACCCGCCAGGCCGACGCGTACCTCAGGGCCGCCGAAGGGTTCGGCTGGGAGGAAACCCTGCCGGGCGGTGCCCAGCGGTCGGTCGTCCGCCGCGAGCCGATCGGCGTGGTCGCCGCGGTGATCCCGTGGAACTCCCCGTTCTCCGCCGCACTGGCCAAGATCCTCCCGGCCCTGCTCGCGGGCAACACCGTGGTGCTCAAGGTTTCGCCGGAGAACTCGCTGACGATGAACCTGCTGGCGCGGCTGCTCGAAGAGACCGGCCTGCCCGAAGGCGTGATCAGCGTGCTGCCCGCAGACCGGGAAACGAGTGAGCACCTGGTCCGGCACCCCGATGTGGACAAGATCGCGTTCACCGGCTCGACCGCGGCCGGTCGCCGGATCGCCTCGCTGGCCGGTGCGCAGCTCAAGCGGATCAGCCTGGAACTGGGTGGCAAGTCGGCCGCCGTCCTGCTGCCCGACGCCGATGTGGACGCCGCTGTCCAGGGCCTGAAGTTCGCTTCGCTGCTCAACAACGGCGAAGCCTGCATCGCGCTGACCCGCGTCCTCGCCCCGCGCGGCCGGTACGAAGAGGTGGTTGCCGCGCTCAAGGAAATGGTCGAGTCGCTGCCGGTCGGCGATCCGGCCGACGAGCGCACGTTCATCGGTCCCATGGTGCGGCGCGGTCAGCAGCAGCGCGTGCTGGACTACATCCGGCTCGGCATCGAGGAAGGCGCCCGCCTGGTCACCGGCGGCCCGGAAGTCCCGGCCGGGTTGGAGGACGGCAACTACGTCACGCCGACGGTGTTCGCCGATGTCGACAACTCGATGCGCATCGCGCAGGAGGAGATCTTCGGGCCGGTGCTGGCGGTGATCCCCTACGACACCGAGGACGACGCGGTGCGCATCGCCAACGAGTCGGAGTACGGGCTTTCCGGCGGTGTCTGGTCCTCCGACGAAGCACACGCGCTCGCCGTCGCGCGACGGATGCGGACCGGCACCGTCACCGTCAACGGCGCCTCGATCGGCTTCGAAGGACCGTTCGGCGGTTTCAAGTCCAGCGGCATCGGCCGCGAGTACGGCGCGGTCGGGCTCGGCCAGTACATCGAATACAAAACGGTGACCATGCAGCCCCAGCAGTAG
- a CDS encoding SDR family NAD(P)-dependent oxidoreductase, which produces MTTSRIALVTGATQGLGLALAEGLARRLTARDVVYLTGRDSGRAAEAAKSLSGAEVRGELLDVADPEAATRFAERLRDRHGGVDIVFGNAVMRVGPEDDPREIIDPYTQVNNFGTTRLLRAFAPLVRDNGRLIVVASSLGTLHQLAPVLHRRFDDLSTLDQVDKQVVAWRDAVADGSARSGAWPGFVNIPSKIAQVAAVRALASQRRESDLARGILLAAVCPGMINTPTSAKWWDVSTAPSPAEAAVALLDLVFAPVNPEHYGQLVRYGQIVPSK; this is translated from the coding sequence ATGACCACTTCACGAATCGCACTGGTCACCGGGGCGACCCAGGGACTGGGGCTGGCGCTGGCCGAAGGGCTGGCGCGGCGGCTGACCGCACGGGACGTCGTCTACCTCACCGGGCGCGACTCCGGACGCGCGGCCGAAGCCGCGAAAAGCCTGTCCGGCGCCGAGGTCCGGGGTGAACTGCTCGACGTGGCCGATCCCGAGGCTGCCACCCGGTTCGCCGAGCGGCTGCGCGATCGGCACGGCGGCGTGGACATCGTCTTCGGCAACGCGGTCATGCGCGTCGGGCCCGAGGACGATCCGCGCGAGATCATCGATCCCTACACCCAGGTGAACAACTTCGGCACCACCCGGCTGCTGCGGGCGTTCGCGCCACTGGTGCGGGACAACGGCAGGCTCATCGTGGTCGCCAGCTCACTGGGCACCCTGCACCAGCTCGCACCGGTGCTGCACCGGCGCTTCGACGATCTGTCCACACTGGACCAGGTGGACAAGCAGGTGGTGGCCTGGCGCGACGCGGTCGCCGACGGCAGCGCCCGATCCGGCGCCTGGCCGGGGTTTGTCAACATCCCGTCGAAGATCGCCCAGGTCGCGGCGGTGCGGGCGCTGGCGTCACAACGTCGTGAGTCCGACCTCGCCCGCGGCATCCTGCTCGCCGCGGTCTGCCCGGGAATGATCAACACGCCGACCTCGGCGAAGTGGTGGGACGTCAGCACCGCGCCCAGTCCGGCCGAAGCCGCCGTCGCCCTGCTGGACCTCGTTTTCGCACCGGTGAACCCCGAGCACTACGGACAGCTTGTCCGATATGGACAGATCGTGCCCTCGAAGTAG